The following is a genomic window from Burkholderia cepacia ATCC 25416.
TCGTTCTTGCCGGCGCGTCGCGCGCTGGCGGCCACGCTCACCGCCGCGCTCGCCTTTGCGGGTGCGATCATCCCGCAAGCCGCGCACGCGGAGGGCCGCATCCGCATCGCCGAGCAGTTCGGCGTCGTCTACCTGATGCTGAACGTCGCGCGCGACCAGCAACTGATCGAGAAGGAAGGGCGCAAGGCTGGCCTCGACATCAAGGTCGACTGGGTGCGGCTGTCGGGCGGCGCGGCCGTGAACGACGCGCTGCTGTCCGGCGCGGTCGACGTCGCGGGCGCGGGCGTCGGTCCGCTCTTGACCGTGTGGGATCGCACGCGCGGCCGGCAGAACGTGAAGGGTGTCGCGTCGCTCGGCAATTTTCCGTACTACCTCGTGAGCAGCAACCCCAACGTGAAGACGATCGCCGACCTGAGCGCGAAGGACCGCATTGCGGTGCCGGCGGTCGGCGTGTCGGTGCAGTCGCGCGTGCTGCAGTACGCGGCCGCGAAGCAGTGGGGCGACAAGCAGTTCGACAAGCTCGATGCGCTGACGCAGGCGATTCCGCATCCGGACGCGACGGCCGCGATTCTCGCGAACAGCAACGTGATTACCGGTCACTTCGGCAATCCGCCGTTCCAGGAGCAGGAACTCGCCGGCAACCCGAACGCGCACATCGTGCTGAATTCGTATGACGTGCTCGGTGGCCCGAGTTCCGCGACGGTGCTGTACGCGACCGAGAAATTCCGCGACGACAACCCGAAGACCTACCGTGCGTTCGTCGCCGCACTGGCCAACGCCGCACGGCAGATCGCGGCCGATCCGGAGCGCGCGGCCGACACCTATATTCGCGTGAACGGTTCGAAGATCGATCGCGCGCTGCTGCTGAAGATCCTGCGCAATCCGCAGGTGCAGTTCAAGACCGCGCCGCAGAATACGCTGCCGCTCGCGCAGTTCATGCATCGCACCGGCGCGATCCGCAACGAACCGAAGTCGTGGCGCGATTATTTCTTCGACGATCCGGCGACGGCCGGCGGCAGTTGAACGGCGCCGATGCTGTGACGCCGCGATCGACGCTTATGCGTCGGCGCGGT
Proteins encoded in this region:
- a CDS encoding ABC transporter substrate-binding protein; translation: MSFSFLPARRALAATLTAALAFAGAIIPQAAHAEGRIRIAEQFGVVYLMLNVARDQQLIEKEGRKAGLDIKVDWVRLSGGAAVNDALLSGAVDVAGAGVGPLLTVWDRTRGRQNVKGVASLGNFPYYLVSSNPNVKTIADLSAKDRIAVPAVGVSVQSRVLQYAAAKQWGDKQFDKLDALTQAIPHPDATAAILANSNVITGHFGNPPFQEQELAGNPNAHIVLNSYDVLGGPSSATVLYATEKFRDDNPKTYRAFVAALANAARQIAADPERAADTYIRVNGSKIDRALLLKILRNPQVQFKTAPQNTLPLAQFMHRTGAIRNEPKSWRDYFFDDPATAGGS